In Dioscorea cayenensis subsp. rotundata cultivar TDr96_F1 chromosome 9, TDr96_F1_v2_PseudoChromosome.rev07_lg8_w22 25.fasta, whole genome shotgun sequence, a genomic segment contains:
- the LOC120268233 gene encoding myosin-10-like codes for MRRLFSFKSSSGNNSNDGKLSKQEKARSSSESTQDGVHEQERHHHEVEYSSNIQLRRSSSFSYPSIYCRKGEVNLDSMDDYHIPPTSLGNSPHHKAESSIKMKTGERDSAQKLHMVEKNDSPVSSQGFQCSSGNSPYSSPVALRCRAARLTEIPSKSKVLDLYIDGEQQEMKSKKDHLKDYSDTGSDGCLAENRSLRNSGRPPRSQSTAPSSPTYNKENRKSYSSRELKDVRHQLPVWNWARDEQRLKSPKKCKNMNVDLSSHSRVPLMKLRDYDSETTTTIEDIYEDSSDPQPSLNSDGAAQKYSSDLREHYEKMTGSVACADEVLSFQRQNCFPGKVWMDSRNADLVNSGLLEQDTEEELLKKAKEAEHKWMLISKEVHELNELQRSSLNISSLLQTIKDITKDRRCLAFELSSQIKCRLAEKASTREQLKQSKLDLDTRTRRLEKEKNELQLSLEKELDRRSSEWSSKLEKFQFEEQRLKERVRELAEQNVSLQREISSLKGSETDTKNRYINSQIQVNSLTASLEEVRGENNRLHQTLSELQERYNVAAEDVECVKRNLKETEKENMDLRKSIVRLQKQSTEQDKTISGLRQRYSDEIGKQSSERNESFGWLQIEHLRLTGVEQRLRKEVESCRHELELLRHENSCLLDRLQSTGGSCRFSLVKLDQELHARVECLQTQGLSLLNDYNHFCEELHNLRKCKNRGDSNGNHSEFCGYSFAEYNGKHHSLRKGTENFKRALQTISEILKEKSKLHAPESELQSKECGASRQLNVQDQLELDFKAETTLNRLLREKLLSKELELEQLEAGFASSVRSHDVLQTEIQRLQDELSCLNHKTKDMEIQMLKTDESNKHLQHDLQECMKELTSTRGVLLKVSEERDHLWEEVKHSGETIINLKHEVDLLKKKIEALDEDVLIKEGQITILKDSLGDKPFGSIYSPESVKEFALE; via the exons ATGAGGAggctcttttcttttaaatcatcCAGTGGAAACAATAGCAATGATGGGAAGCTTTCAAAGCAAGAAAAGGCTCGGAGCAGCTCTGAAAGCACCCAAGATGGTGTTCATGAACAGGAACGACATCACCATGAAGTAGAATACTCCTCTAACATCCAACTTAGAAGGAgttcttcattttcatatcCAAGCATTTATTGTCGTAAGGGAGAAGTGAATTTGGATTCTATGGATGATTACCACATACCTCCAACTAGCCTTGGGAATTCGCCTCATCATAAAGCTGAAAGCTCCATCAA aatGAAAACAGGTGAAAGGGATTCTGCACAAAAGCTGCATATGGTTGAAAAGAATGATTCTCCTGTTTCTTCCCAAGGCTTTCAATGTTCATCTGGAAATTCACCATACAGCTCCCCTGTTGCATTAAGATGCAGAGCTGCCCGTTTGACAGAGATTCCAAGCAAAAGCAAAGTCCTTGACCTTTATATTGATGGAGAGCAACAAGAAATGAAATCTAAGAAAGACCATCTAAAGGACTATTCTGATACTGGAAGTGATGGTTGTTTAGCAGAGAATAGATCTCTTCGTAATTCAGGAAGGCCCCCGCGCTCTCAGTCTACAGCACCATCATCTCCAACCTACAATAAAGAAAACCGTAAGAGTTACTCATCTAGGGAGTTGAAAGATGTTAGACACCAACTACCTGTGTGGAACTGGGCAAGGGATGAGCAGAGACTGAAGTCCCCtaagaaatgcaaaaatatgAATGTGGATTTGTCATCTCATTCCAGAGTGCCTTTGATGAAGCTACGAGATTATGATtcagaaacaacaacaacaattgaGGATATCTATGAGGATTCATCAGATCCACAACCCAGTTTGAACTCTGATGGTGCAGCCCAGAAGTATTCTTCTGATCTCAGAGAACATTATGAGAAAATGACTGGTTCTGTTGCTTGTGCTGATGAGGTGTTGAGTTTCCAAAGGCAAAACTGCTTTCCTGGAAAAGTATGGATGGACAGTAGAAATGCTGACCTGGTAAATTCTGGACTACTTGAGCAGGATACAGAAGAAGAGTTACTTAAAAAAGCTAAAGAGGCAGAGCATAAGTGGATGCTAATATCGAAAGAAGTTCACGAGCTGAATGAACTCCAGAGAAGCAGTTTAAATATTTCTTCATTACTTCAGACAATAAAAGACATTACAAAAGATAGGAGATGCTTGGCATTTGAGCTCTCTTCACAAATAAAATGTCGACTTGCAGAAAAGGCTTCTACAAGGGAACAACTTAAACAGTCAAAGTTAGATTTGGATACCCGAacaaggaggcttgaaaaggaaaaaaatgaactGCAGTTGAGTTTGGAAAAAGAGTTGGATAGAAGATCCAGTGAGTGGTCCTCAAAGCTTGAAAAGTTTCAATTTGAAGAACAAAGGCTAAAAGAACGGGTAAGGGAGTTGGCAGAACAAAATGTGTCACTTCAAAGAGAAATCTCTTCTCTTAAAGGTAGTGAAACTGACACCAAGAACAGATATATAAATTCACAAATTCAAGTGAATTCTCTGACAGCTAGTCTGGAAGAAGTGAGAGGTGAAAATAATAGGCTCCATCAAACCCTATCAGAGTTGCAGGAACGCTATAATGTGGCAGCAGAGGATGTGGAGTGTGTCAAAAGAAACTTGAAGGAAACAGAGAAAGAGAACATGGATTTGAGGAAATCAATTGTCCGATTGCAAAAACAAAGCACTGAACAGGATAAGACAATAAGTGGGTTGAGACAGAGATATAGCGATGAAATTGGAAAGCAATCATCAGAGAGAAATGAAAGCTTTGGTTGGTTGCAAATTGAACATCTAAGACTGACAGGAGTGGAGCAGAGGCTGAGGAAGGAGGTTGAGTCTTGCAGGCATGAATTGGAATTACTTAGACATGAGAATTCTTGTCTTTTGGATCGCTTGCAGAGTACAGGAGGCAGTTGTCGATTCTCCCTAGTCAAACTTGATCAGGAGCTTCATGCCCGAGTAGAATGCCTTCAAACTCAGGGGTTGTCATTACTTAATGATTACAATCATTTTTGTGAAGAGTTGCACAACTTACGAAAATGCAAGAATCGTGGAGATAGCAATGGAAATCATAGTGAGTTTTGTGGATATTCATTTGCTGAGTATAATGGGAAACACCATAGTCTAAGAAAAGGAactgaaaattttaaaagggCTCTGCAAACAATATCAGAAATATTAAAGGAGAAGTCCAAGCTACATGCACCAGAATCTGAGCTACAAAGTAAAGAATGTGGTGCTTCGAGACAACTGAATGTTCAG GACCAACTGGAGCTTGACTTCAAGGCTGAAACTACACTAAATAGATTGTTGCGAGAGAAGTTACTTTCTAAAGAACTTGAACTTGAACAACTAGAGGCGGGGTTTGCTTCTTCAGTGCGGAGTCATGATGTCCTGCAGACTGAGATCCAAAGGCTGCAGGATGAACTTTCATGTCTTAACCATAAGACAAAGGACATGGAGATTCAG ATGCTGAAGACAGATGAGTCCAATAAACATCTTCAACATGATCTTCAAGAGTGCATGAAAGAATTAACCTCAACTAGAGGTGTACTTCTAAAGGTCTCTGAAGAGAGGGACCATCTGTGGGAGGAGGTGAAGCATTCTGGGGAAACAATAATTAACCTGAAACATGAGGTTGATTTGCTTAAGAAAAAGATTGAAGCACTTGATGAAGATGTTCTTATCAAGGAGGGACAGATCACCATTTTAAAGGACAGTTTAGGTGACAAGCCATTTGGCAGCATCTACAGCCCTGAATCAGTTAAAGAATTTGCCCTTGAATGA